The genomic interval TTTTATAGCAGCAGGTATATTGAGCCTCCTGAATGTATTGTACGGCTACCTCGTACTGCCCGAGTCCCTGCCGGCAGCAAACAGACGGGCTTTTGAATGGAAACATGCCAATCCGGTAGGCTCGCTGGTGCAGATGAAGCAATATCCGGCTGTATACGGACTGATTGCTACCCTGGTGCTGATCTATATCGCCAACAACGGCGTTCAGACCACCTGGGCATTCTATGGTATGCAGAAGTTTAGCTGGGACGAGGCCTGGGTAGGTTATTCCCTCGGCTTTAGCGGCCTGTTGGTAGCTGTTGTACAACTGGGGCTGATCAGGCTGATCATCCCACGTATCGGTACAAGAAAAAGCCTGTATATCGGGCTGGCATTTTACAGCCTGGGTTTGTTGCTGTTTGCTTTTGCCAGCAGCGGATGGATGATGTTCGTGATACTGGTGCCTTATTCGTTGGGAAATATTGCCAGTCCTGCCCTGCAAAGCATTATTACCGGTCAGATATCCGCTTCGGAACAGGGCGCATTACAAGGGGGACTGACCAGTCTTATGAGTGTTACTACGATCATAGCGCCGCCCCTGATGGGGAGCCTTTTCGCCTGGTTTACGGGGAATAATGCGCCTTTCCTTTTTCCGGGGGCGCCCTTTTTTGTCAGTGGGCTGTTGGTGCTGATAAGTATTTTCCTGGCTGGCAGGGGGATGCAGAAACCCAAAGGTGGCTAATAGTTGGATCAGATTTCCATATCTCCATATTGCTTCGCTGTCATATGCTATATGAAATTCGACAGAGAAATGCCTGTAAAACGATATGGCAATGACGGCGAAGCAATATGGAAAGAATGGGAGAACATGCCATTGGTAAGCATGTTCTATCGAACTACTGCTTATTACATGCTTCTTGTGCGGCTGGCTCTTCCGGAATTTCCATTGGTCCTGCCACCTGATGAGTTATTGTTCCCGGAGTTGCCACGTGGACTTCCCTCGTTTCTGCCACCATTCTGTGAGTTGCCGCCCCAGGTACTGCCACGGGAGCCACCTTCATTTCTACCACCATTCTGTGAGTTACCGCCCCAGGTATTGCCACGTGAGCCACCTTCGTTTCTGCCACCATTCTGTGAGTTACCGCCCCAGGTATTGCCACGGGAGCTACCTTCGTTTCTGCCACCGTTCTGTGAGTTACCGCCCCAGGTATTGCCCTGATAATTTCCTGGCCTGCCGCCACCCTGGGGACGTCCATCCCTGCGATTGTCATCTGTCCGGCCGGGATATCGGTTGTCGTTGTAATATCCCTGACGTCCACCTGGTCTGTTGTTCCAGCCATAGTTATCCCTGCCGGGGCGATTGTCGCGGTAGCCGTTGTAGTAATTCCGGCCGCCGTTGTAATTGTAACCGTTCCCGTAATATCCATTGTATCTGCCACCATCATACCTGCCGGGAAAGTGGCCGCGGTCTGCTCTTGCGGAGCGGTAATTGGTCACTATTACACGGTTACGGTTGTAAACCATGCCTGAATAGGTCCGGATTGGATAATACATGCCACGGGCGGGCGCGATCCTTCTTACCGGAGCATATGTGTAACCATACCTGTAGTGGTGGCACACGGGGCGATAGGCATATACCGGCATCGGGCGCCATGGTCTCCACCATACCGGAGGGTTGATCCATGACCAGGGAGAGGTCCAAACCACATAAGCGGGGGCATATACCCGGCGTACGCAGGGCCAGAACCACACGTTCACAATCACACCTGCAGGAGCCATCCCGGGGATGCCGGCATCCGTCGCTGGGCCATGTGTACGGGGAGAGGTGTTATAGTCAAAGGAATTGTCTTCAGCAGAGTACAGGCTGTCGGACGTTTCCAGGGGTTCAGCCAGGGTTGTTTCGCCATAGAGGTCTTCGTCGCCGGCTATCTGGATAACGGCGGTATTCTCGCCGGTCTTTTCCAGTTCGATAACGGCCACATCCTGGCTTTCCTGGTTGGATACGAGCGCCTGTATGATAAAGAGCTGTACCTGGTTCTGCTTTTTATTGATCACCCGCAGATAATCGATATTGCCATCCCCGTTCAGGTCAAGGTTGTTGACCCTGTTATTTTCTGTATTCAGCAGCTTTTCGAATTCTTCCGGGCTGTTAGCCTGTTTAAAAAGAGTGAGTGCTCCCTGCAGGCTGAAATTATCGCCGGGTAACCCGGTTGAGTCCTGATCGGGAGGAGACCAGCTGGCATTATCCCATTCGTCGGGTTGCTCCTGTAATTGCTGCCGCGGATAGTAATCCTGAGCTTTGGCATGTAACACCGGTAACAGGGATATGAACAGTACAGGTAGGGATTGGCTGATCTTCATGACAAAAAAGTTTAGTATATAACTAATAAATGAAGTTGAATGTACGAATAGTTTAATAATGCAATATGTGTGCCGTAATTTAAGAGGGGGCGGGCATTGGCAAATGAATAAGGGCCTCCTGATATATTGTTGTGAAACAACATATTAGAAGGCCCCTTACTATGATGAGCAGTATCTTTACTGTTGGCACGGAAAGTTAATTTCCGCGGTCAGCCCGTTTGCGTTTACCGGCTGCCCTGCGTCCGGCCCTTTCTCCGGAGCGGTCGTTATTCCTTGTAGTTCTGTCCACTCTTGTACTTCTGTCCATTCTGGCGCCCCGGTCTGTTGCGTTGCCCCTGTCGGCTCTGGCGGGAGCGTATGACTGGTATTGTCTGCCGCCGCTGTAAGTCCTGTTGGGCGTATACCGGTCTGTTCTCCGGGTAGTACGATAGTTGTTCACTACCACCCGGTTACGGTTGATAACGGTCACGGAAGTGGTCCTTACAGGACGGTAGATAACCCGGGCAGGAGGGATCCTGTACACAGGCACGACAACATACCTGCGTGCATAGGCATAGCGTACCGGCCGGTATACATGCCAGGGAAGAGGGCGCCACGGACGATACCATACCGGGTGGCTGACCCAGGTCCAGGGAGAGACCCAGACAGTATATGCCGGGGCATATACAAAGCGTACACAGGGCCATAACCATACATTCACCACTATTCCTTCAGGCGAATATGCTGAAGGTCCGTGGGTGGCAGGTGTGTAATTAAATGCATTACCTTCTTCTGCTGCGGGTTCTGCAATAACGGACTCACCGTATATATCAGCATCACCAACGATCTGGATGATGGCGTTGTTATCGCCGTTCTTCTGTAATTCGATCACGGCTACATCCTGGCTTTCTGTTGAAGAAACCAGGGCCTGCAGGATGAACACCTGCACATCGTTGTCCTTTTTGTTGATGACGCGGATATAATCGGTGTTGCCATCTTCGTTGAGATCCAGGTTGTTGACCTTGCTGTCGGGAGAATTCAACAGCTTTTCAAATGCTTCGGGGGATGCAGATTGTTTAAACAGGTCGAGTGCGCCCTGCAGGCTGAAATTGTCGCCCGGCAGACCGGTTGAATCCTGTTCTGGCGTTTCCTGGGCGGATGCCGTCAGGGTCATGCCCAGGCACAGTAAAAATGCGGTAAAGTAGTGTCGCATATTCATTTATTTTGGTTTTTTGGGATACTCGCGGGTTCTCCTGATAATGGGGGAATACTGGTCCCCTTATCTTTGCAGTTACATCTGTGAGTATACTTAGGTAGACTGCCTGAAACGGGGATGGTTTAAAAGAGGGGACAAGCGGCCGCAGAAATAATAAATTGATCTTTATTTTTATGTCGAATTGTTTGGTTATAAATAGATTATATGGAGTAAGCGACCGCTGCTAATACAGATGATAAAATTATCACTTTGTTGTATATATGTAATATTTTGACGGTAACCCCTAATGTTTTTCGCTTTTAATTGAAATTTTTTCCTAATTTGGTGCCGTCATTCTGGTTTGACAATCAAAGAACCGGTGGATGATATACCTTAGACCACAACTGAATATACTGTTAAACCACCTTTATTCTTATCACCTATTGTTTAGTTACAACCCGTAGCTACATGTTTAAACCGCAACTTGCATACTGTTAGCGTTACGAATCCGTCGTATGCCGGTGTTCGTAATTGATTGAAATATTATTAAACACTGCTTGTTTGCGGGGGACTTTATCGCTTACCGTCACGATTCACTGCAAATTTTTAGTGTTCAATATATAAATTTGGGTCTGAAAACATTTTCAGAACACATAATCTTATACTTTCGCATAAAGTAGAAAGATTATACAACAGCTTAAGATATATCAGAATGAGCAAATTGTTACGTGCAAAGGAAGCCTCATTGGCCAGAGTTTACACTACCAAGGAAAAAGGGATCTACCCTTATTTTAGACCGATCTCTTCTTCTCAGGACACTGAAGTTGATATTGACGGTAAGAAAGTGTTAATGTTCGGATCAAACTCCTACCTGGGATTGACAAACCATCCCAAGGTGAAAGAGGCCGCCAAACGTGCCATTGACAAGTATGGTACGGGTTGTGCCGGATCCAGGTTCCTCAACGGTACCCTTGACCTTCACCTGGAGTTGGAGCGTCGTCTGGCGGAGTATGTGGGGAAAGAAGCCGCTCTGTGTTTCAGTACGGGGTTCCTGGCTAACCAGGGTGCGTTATCGAGCCTGACCGGCCGTAATGACTACATCATTCTGGATGAACTGGACCACGCTTCCATCATTGATGGCAGCCGACTGTCCTTTTCGAAAGTTATCAAGTACCGCCACAACAACATGGAGGACCTGGAGGCTAAACTGGCAGCCCTGCCACAGTCTTCGGTGCGCCTGATCGTTGTGGATGGCGTATTCAGTATGGAAGGCGACATTGCCCGCCTGCCGGAAATAGTGGCCCTGGCTGATACCTATGGCGCCAATATCATGGTGGACGATGCACATGGACTGGGTGTAGTGGGACTGAATGGCGCAGGTACAGCGTCTCATTTTAACCTGACTGACAAAGTAGACGTCATCATGGGTACTTTCAGCAAGTCTTTTGCGTCTCTGGGTGGCTTCATTGCCGGCGACAAGGACGTGATCGAATACCTGAAGCATGCTGCCCGTTCCCTGATCTTCAGCGCGAGCATGACGCCTGCAGCCGCAGCCAGCGTAATTGCCACCCTGGACATCATCCAGTCTGAGCCTGATCACATTCAGCGCCTGTGGGACAATACCAACTACGCACGCAACTTATTAAAGGAAGCAGGTTTCGATACCGGAAACGTATCAGAAACACCTGTTATACCGATCTATATCAGGAACGAAGAAAGCGTATTCCGCATCACCCGTATGCTGCAGGATGAAGGCGTATTCGTGAACCCGGTAGTGCCTCCGGCAGTTCAGCCAGACGCAACACTGATCAGGTTCTCCCTGATGTCGACGCACACCTTCGCCCAGATCGAAACGGCGATTGATAAACTGACGGAGACATTTACACGTGCGGGTATACCTTTAAAGCAAAAAATATAAATGGAAACATTGCAAACATCTCAGCAAACGGTACATGCTCCGCAACAAACCAACGGTTTGCCAAAGGTGACCATTCAGGCGGTTACCAGCAAGAAACAGTTGGCGCAGTTCATCGATTTCCCGCATGATCTGTACAAGGACGATGAAAACTATGTACCTGAGTTGTTTATTGCTCAACGTGACCTTCTGACTCCGGGAAAACATCCCTTCCATGAACATTCACAGCTGCAGGCATTCCTCGCATTCCGTGGATCCAAACTAGTGGGAAGGATAGCCGCTATCGATAATAAGAACCACAATATTTTCAATAAAACGAACGATGGCTTCTTTGGTTTCTTCGATTGTATCAATGACAGCGAAGTGAGCCAGGCCCTGTTCAGCGCAGCCACTAAATGGCTGAAAGA from Chitinophaga filiformis carries:
- the spt gene encoding serine palmitoyltransferase, translated to MSKLLRAKEASLARVYTTKEKGIYPYFRPISSSQDTEVDIDGKKVLMFGSNSYLGLTNHPKVKEAAKRAIDKYGTGCAGSRFLNGTLDLHLELERRLAEYVGKEAALCFSTGFLANQGALSSLTGRNDYIILDELDHASIIDGSRLSFSKVIKYRHNNMEDLEAKLAALPQSSVRLIVVDGVFSMEGDIARLPEIVALADTYGANIMVDDAHGLGVVGLNGAGTASHFNLTDKVDVIMGTFSKSFASLGGFIAGDKDVIEYLKHAARSLIFSASMTPAAAASVIATLDIIQSEPDHIQRLWDNTNYARNLLKEAGFDTGNVSETPVIPIYIRNEESVFRITRMLQDEGVFVNPVVPPAVQPDATLIRFSLMSTHTFAQIETAIDKLTETFTRAGIPLKQKI
- a CDS encoding TCR/Tet family MFS transporter; this encodes MQKIISAAQSRSALIFIFITLLIDVTGLGIIIPVLPKLVAQLIRGNMGEAAAIGGWLTFAYALVQFICAPVLGNLSDRYGRRPVLLLSLLGFGLDYFFMAFAPTIIWLFAGRIISGVMGASFTTAAAYIADVSTPEKRTQNFGIIGAAFGLGFILGPLMGGLLGQFGARAPFIAAGILSLLNVLYGYLVLPESLPAANRRAFEWKHANPVGSLVQMKQYPAVYGLIATLVLIYIANNGVQTTWAFYGMQKFSWDEAWVGYSLGFSGLLVAVVQLGLIRLIIPRIGTRKSLYIGLAFYSLGLLLFAFASSGWMMFVILVPYSLGNIASPALQSIITGQISASEQGALQGGLTSLMSVTTIIAPPLMGSLFAWFTGNNAPFLFPGAPFFVSGLLVLISIFLAGRGMQKPKGG